From one Solanum lycopersicum chromosome 12, SLM_r2.1 genomic stretch:
- the LOC138340309 gene encoding uncharacterized protein gives METAPLNHDLHESESHQKDILIKNLTERLDSFTNRVHHVERNKRLEGLSYEDLCMHPDVELPERYKLKKFEMFNGIGNPKAHLRMYCDKFVGVGRDDRILMKLFMGSLTGEALAWYIEQDSRKWVEWVDMATDFMNRFGFNIENAPDWFYIQNLKKKTSESFREYAIRWRSKATRARSPMEEFQMKDYFIRAQEPQYYDRMMLVAEKSSAEIIKLGERIEEGIKNGTIINLEALQATNKALQSGGMTEN, from the coding sequence ATGGAAACTGCCCCTCTGAACCATGACCTCCATGAATCAGAGTCCCACCAAAAGGACATTCTAATAAAAAACCTGACTGAGAGATTAGACAGCTTTACTAACAGGGTACATCATGTTGAAAGAAACAAGAGGTTAGAAGGATTAAGCTATGAGGATCTGTGCATGCACCCTGATGTAGAACTGCCCGAAAGATACAAGCTTAAAAAATTTGAGATGTTCAATGGCATTGGGAATCCCAAAGCCCACTTACGAATGTATTGTGACAAATTTGTAGGGGTAGGAAGAGACGATAGGATACTCATGAAGTTGTTTATGGGGAGTCTTACTGGGGAGGCCCTAGCATGGTATATTGAGCAAGACTCACGGAAATGGGTGGAGTGGGTTGATATGGCAACTGATTTCATGAATAGGTTTGgttttaatattgaaaatgcACCTGATTGGTTTtacattcaaaatttgaagaagaaaacgAGTGAATCCTTCAGAGAATATGCCATAAGATGGAGGTCTAAAGCGACTAGGGCCAGATCCCCTATGGAGGAATTTCAGATGAAAGACTACTTCATCCGTGCCCAAGAACCACAATACTATGACCGAATGATGCTGGTGGCTGAAAAGAGTTCCGCTGAAATTATCAAACTAGGCGAAAGAATTGAAGAAGGCATAAAGAATGGGACTATCATCAACTTGGAGGCTTTACAAGCAACCAACAAGGCTCTGCAATCTGGTGGAATGacagaaaattga
- the LOC138340310 gene encoding uncharacterized protein gives MHKDDAEKTAFITLWGIYTYKVMPFGLKNAGVTYMRAMNTLFYDIIHKEIEVYVDDVIIKSKESSNHLEDLRKFFARLRKYNLKLNPAKCVFGVPAGKLLGFIVSRRGIESDPSKIKAIHDLPSPMSKNEDAAVKWTSECQQAFDKIKDYLSNPPVLVPQESGKLAKWQILLSEFDIVYVMQKTVKAQALADRMAENPMDDDYRPLKTYFQDEEVAFVGEENFEEYDGWRIFFDGPKNLNGSDIGAFLILPTGYINLIHIYIHEQPAYCFHIDEDPDGKPWYDDIRGYFKSGEYTEDATNVQKHTIRRLATQFFLSVEILYRRTPDLGLLRCVEAGEARRLVEEIHAGTCGPHMNGFTLAKKILRSGYY, from the exons ATGCACAAAGACGACGCTGAGAAAACTGCCTTCATCACGCTGTGGGGTATCTATACCTACAAGGTGATGCCTTTTGGATTAAAGAACGCTGGGGTTACGTACATGAGAGCAATGAATACTTTGTTTTATGACATAATCCATAAGGAAATtgaagtttatgtggatgatgtcaTCATCAAATCAAAGGAAAGTTCAAATCATTTGGAGGACTTACGAAAATTCTTTGCCAGGCTACGCAAGTACAATCTGAAACTGAATCCGGCAAAATGTGTCTTTGGTGTGCCTGCTGGAAAGCTTTTAGGTTTCATTGTCAGTCGTCGAGGTATAGAATCGGACCCATCAAAGATCAAAGCCATTCATGACCTTCCCTCTCCAATGAGCAAGAATGAG GATGCTGCGGTGAAATGGACAAGCGAATGTCAACAGGCATTTGACAAGATCAAAGACTATCTATCCAATCCTCCTGTGTTGGTTCCACAAGAGTCAG GTAAACTGGCAAAATGGCAGATATTGTTGAGCGAGTTCGACATAGTGTATGTCATGCAAAAAACAGTGAAAGCACAAGCATTAGCAGACCGCATGGCAGAGAATCCCATGGACGATGATTATAGGCCGTTGAAGACCTACTTCCAAGATGAAGAGGTGGCCTTTGTGGGAGaggaaaattttgaagaatatgatggaTGGAGAATATTCTTTGATGGACCTAAAAATCTGAACGGATCCGACATCGGGGCTTTTTTGATCTTACCCACCGG TTACATCAATCTTATTCACATTTACATACATGAACAACCAGCATATTGTTTCCATATTGATGAAGATCCTGATGGAAAGCCTTGGTACGATGACATTAGAGGATATTTTAAGAGTGGTGAATACACAGAAGATGCAACAAATGTACAAAAGCATACAATTCGAAGGTTAGCAACCCAATTCTTTTTAAGTGTGGAAATCCTCTATAGGAGAACTCCCGATTTGGGGCTGCTAAGATGCGTCGAAGCAGGGGAGGCTCGTAGGCTGGTCGAAGAGATACATGCAGGCACCTGTGGCCCTCACATGAACGGTTTTACATTAGCAAAGAAGATTTTGAGATCAGGATATTATTAG